The Anopheles moucheti chromosome 3, idAnoMoucSN_F20_07, whole genome shotgun sequence genome contains the following window.
ATGTCACACGAGCCAACATTAGGGAATGAATGTTCTTCAAGAGAACCAACAATCGCAAAAGTTTTAAATATCTTAATGCAGGTTTCAAAACatgtgaagaaaatgaacgGAGCCACCGATCTTATCCAAACGGACGTGGGCAACATTTCGAACCGATTGACGAAAATTGAGGAAACCGTGGACACTTCGGTGGCAACGCTTGAGAGAATGAAGgatgagatgaaaaaaaaagcagtttgtttgaaaaatcgaGATAGCAATTCCGTTGCGTTGTATCCCGATTTTAAAAAAGTAAGCAGCGAAGAGGAGCTGATGGAATGCGATTCGAAACTTGGCAACGATGtggcaacgaaaagaaactatGGTCCCTGATGCTCAAGATAAAGTAACAACAATTAAATATGAACGTAAGTATACTTTACGCTCCGAGTAATAGTAATTGTTGTATAATGCAAACAATCAGTCGTTTCAGCTGAACCGAATGTTGCTCAAGAAGATATTTTGAAAGCCATTGGCGATTCGCTTCGCACCGAAGTAAAGATCACTTGTTCCGACAGAGAAGATTCGTCCGGTACATCTACCGTTGGTCGTTGTTCTGTTCCACccaccaaccaaaccaacagTCATCCGAACCATCAGACCGAACCAAAGGAACCTTCGATGTCAGATATGTTTAAGCTCTTAACAACGGTGTCCGACAACATTAAGGATATGCAGGAAAAAACCGAGTCGATTCAAAGAGAGGTAGTTAGCATATCAGATAGATTGGCGCAGGTCGAAAGTAAAGTAGAAATCTCGCTAGCGACGATGGACCAACGATATTTCGGGAACGGTGCCAACACAGCAGCTGCGTTTAGTTTTGAACCGATAAGCAGCGAAGAGGAGCTGATGGAATGCGATTCGAAGCTTGGCAGCGATGTAGGATATTATGGTAATGTTTTACAGTGGCTCAGACTGCAGATCGACGTCCCAGACCCAGACAATCGGTTGCATCTAGCAATGGATTTGGTATTCGAACGATCTTTTTTACCTTTGTGCAGTTGGACTGGCAATGGTAGGCCAGCGCCAAAAATAGCTTTACGTGGACGGACAAACGTCCTGAAACTGTTTGCGGACATAGGCAGCAATCAGAACTTTACCACAAACGAATTAttcgtacaaaagtttttttttaaaaagttgcCTCACGCGAAAAATAGAACCAACTTACTTGGTAGAGCTACATCATGCCATAAGCGAAAACCGACCTAAATATTACGTTGATGAAATCACAAATACAATGCAAATACCACGAACAATCGATATGAAATTTATTGACCGGCATTCGGTTCCAATGTACAAGCGCGCATTTTTTAAGTAACCGAAAAGGCTAATTTTCCGGTCTGTCAACGCTCTGGTAGTTCGTTCCCGTCAAGTTtcccttttatttatttttccccttaTTCTTCGAAGCGATGTTTCAATGTAAAGCGGTTCCTACATGTCGCTAGTGTTCAATTTGCTGATTTTCAATTTAACGAGTTTCAACTCCTACGTGTAGACAGAGCTATTTTTAAGCCAGTGTGTACGTGTAAACATAGCATTTGAAATTGTCAtcgaaaatgtttgtttacttccGAAGCCGCGCTTGTGAAGGCGATCAGTTTTGAAATTACTTTATCGCAGCTATTTAAATTTTGCTAAATAAAAGTGCTTCTCAATTAAAAGTAGTTCAgcttaagttccaccagcggGGTTCGATGAAATGTTACCCGTAAAGCGTTCCAAACAAACTTTCCTTCTTGAAAAGATCCATGAAACTAGGGTAGCAACCCAGATTCGTCAACAACATGATGCTCGAGAAGAAGTAACAATTAAATATGAACGTAAGTATGCTTTACGCTCTAGGTAATAGTAATGGTTATTTAATGCAAACAATCAGTCGTTCCAGCCGAACCGGAAGATAAACAAGAAGACCATATATTGGTAGCTACTGGCGATTCGCTTCACACCGAATTGAAGATGACTTGTTCCGACAGTGAAGATTCAACCGGTGCATCTACCGATAGCCGTTGTTCTGTATCCCAGACTAGCTACACCAACAGCTATCCAGCATCGACCGAAACGACGCATATGGCAAAAGCAAAGAGCGCAATCCCTTCAAAAGAACCTTCGATCTCAAATGTACTGAACATCTTGACAACGGTTTCAGAGAATATCAAGAAAATGCaggaaaaaacggaaaccattCAAAAGGAGGTGGCGAGCATTTCAAATCGATTGGCGCGGGTCGAAAGGAAAGTGGGCATTTCACTAGCGACGATGGAGCAAGTGAAGGATGTGGTAATAACAGCCGATGCATGTTTCGGAACCAATGCCAACACAGCAGCTGCGTTTAGTTTTGAACCGATAAGCAGCGAAGAGGAGCTGATGGAATGCGATTCGAAGCTTGGCAACGATGAAGAATATTATGCTAATGTTATAAAGTGGCTCAGACTGCAGATCAACGTCCCAGACCCAGACAACCGGTTGCATTTAGCGTTGGATCTGATATTCGAACGAACATTTTTACCTCTGTGCAGTTGGACTGGCAATGGTAGGCCAGCGCCAAAAATAGCATTATGTGGACGGACGAACGTCCTGAAACTGTTTGCGGACATCGGCAGCAATCAGTACTTTCGCGTGAACGAATTAttcgtacaaaagtttttCTTGAAAAAGCTGCCTCATGCGAAAAATAGAATTAATTTGATACAAGGTAGAGCTACATCATGCCGTAAGCGAAAACTCACCTAAATCTTAAGCATACGTTGAAGAAATCTCAACATATAATGGCACGACAAAGCGAGCGATCTTAGTGTTAGAAATATATAAAGTTCAAATCCCGAAATTGTCAGGATTTAGGACGAATTATtttagcaaaaagaaacaggaaggaaaatgtttttccctTTATTGTAGAAATAAACTTCGCTAAAATACTATGTATGGAAGCGATGACTATGGTCTCGAACATAAAACCTAAATTAGTAGCAAGGAAAAATTGAGAACCAAATCATTTCAACCGAAATCGTTCGCATTCCTCGCAATCCTTCTAATCCGAACGAAACCCTACCCGTGGTAATTTTGTTTGGACACTAGTAGGcgttcacattttttttttcatttgagaAAGTCCTTGTCCAGCAAGAGTTGCACATCCAACGTGTAGACAGAGCTATTTTAACCGAGTGTATACGTGTAAACATAGCATTCGAAACTGTCTTCAAggaagtttgtttattttcatagCGGCATTTCGCAGCTGATCGCGTTCAAGCGTTGGTCAGTGCAAGAGTGAAAGTAAAACATATGCGAGTTTACTGATAAAATGTTACCCTCAATACGCGACAAAAAAACTGGCTATATTTACAAGCTTAGCAAAAAGCTGGAATGTAAGATTGACCGTGAATGTGATGCCGAACTGAGAAAAATCTCGAACAAACCAGCTTGTAAGTGTGTTATATGTTTCTGTGCTTCGCAACATAACAGAAGATATAAATCAAAGGTCTCAATGTTTTAGCCGATTCGGAAGATGAACCAGAAAGTCATGTCTGCGCAGCTACCAACACACCAATCTTCACCAGTTTAAAGATGACCTGCTCCGATAGCGAAGATTCGCTGGAAGCTTCAGGCAGTGGTTGTTCCGTATCCCAGGCAAGTGACATCAAGAATCAGCCAGAAGCAGCCAAAATGTCACACGAGCCAACATTAGGGAATGAATGTTCTTCAAGAGAACCAACAATCGCAAAAGTTTTAAATATCTTAATGCAGGTATCAAAACatgtgaagaaaatgaacgGAGCCACCGATCTTATCCAAACGGACTTGGGCAACATTTCGAACCGATTGACGAAAATTGAGGAAACCGTGGACACTTCGGTGGCAACGCTTGAGAGAATGAAGGATAAGATGACAAAAAAAGCAGTATGTTTGGAAAATCGAGATAGCAATTCCGTTGCGTTGTATCccgattttaaaaaaataagcaGCGAAGAGGAGTTAATAGAGTTCGATTGTAAGCTGGGCAGCGATGAAGAATATTATTCCATTGTTATAAAGTGGCTTAAAACACAAATCAAGGAAACCGATCCAGATAATCGGATGCATGTAGCAATCGATTTGATATTCGAACGAACGTTTTTGCCTCAATGCAGTTGGTGTGGTAAGAGTAGACAGGAATCGAAAATAGCTTTTGGATTACGATATAACATAAG
Protein-coding sequences here:
- the LOC128303043 gene encoding uncharacterized protein LOC128303043 encodes the protein MLPSIRDKKTGYIYKLSKKLECKIDRECDAELRKISNKPASDSEDEPESHVCAATNTPIFTSLKMTCSDSEDSLEASGSGCSVSQASDIKNQPEAAKMSHEPTLGNECSSREPTIAKVLNILMQVSKHVKKMNGATDLIQTDVGNISNRLTKIEETVDTSVATLERMKDEMKKKAVCLKNRDSNSVALYPDFKKVSSEEELMECDSKLGNDVATKRNYVVSAEPNVAQEDILKAIGDSLRTEVKITCSDREDSSGTSTVGRCSVPPTNQTNSHPNHQTEPKEPSMSDMFKLLTTVSDNIKDMQEKTESIQREVVSISDRLAQVESKVEISLATMDQRYFGNGANTAAAFSFEPISSEEELMECDSKLGSDVGYYGNVLQWLRLQIDVPDPDNRLHLAMDLVFERSFLPLCSWTGNGRPAPKIALRGRTNVLKLFADIGSNQNFTTNELFVQKFFFKKLPHAKNRTNLLGRATSCHKRKPT
- the LOC128303044 gene encoding uncharacterized protein LOC128303044, encoding MLYALAEPEDKQEDHILVATGDSLHTELKMTCSDSEDSTGASTDSRCSVSQTSYTNSYPASTETTHMAKAKSAIPSKEPSISNVLNILTTVSENIKKMQEKTETIQKEVASISNRLARVERKVGISLATMEQVKDVVITADACFGTNANTAAAFSFEPISSEEELMECDSKLGNDEEYYANVIKWLRLQINVPDPDNRLHLALDLIFERTFLPLCSWTGNGRPAPKIALCGRTNVLKLFADIGSNQYFRVNELFVQKFFLKKLPHAKNRINLIQGRATSCRKRKLT